The proteins below come from a single Zea mays cultivar B73 chromosome 8, Zm-B73-REFERENCE-NAM-5.0, whole genome shotgun sequence genomic window:
- the LOC103636006 gene encoding uncharacterized protein LOC103636006, producing MSVGSKSKSLPARRGNEGRENGDGAVAREKGDLAAGGSVGSRSRKQKAAARRYDRSSSGLEFSIGRGPLKNVDAGRLKGQIKRWAKAVVAFARQISFGSPRSVPTPRSGHGQDTPRSAPLLASSSSSRLGAGGAKEGASDVSA from the coding sequence ATGTCGGTGGGCAGCAAGTCGAAGTCGCTGCCGGCGCGGCGCGGCAACGAGGGACGTGAGAACGGAGACGGCGCCGTGGCGAGGGAGAAGGGCGACTTGGCCGCGGGCGGCAGCGTCGGTAGCAGGAGCAGGAAGCAgaaggcggcggcgcggcggtacGACCGCTCCTCCTCGGGGCTGGAGTTCAGCATCGGGCGTGGGCCTTTGAAGAACGTGGATGCCGGGAGGCTCAAGGGCCAGATCAAGAGGTGGGCGAAGGCCGTCGTGGCCTTCGCGCGCCAGATCAGCTTCGGCTCGCCGAGGTCCGTGCCCACGCCACGCAGCGGCCACGGCCAGGACACGCCGCGATCGGCCCCGTTGCTGGCGTCCAGTTCCTCCAGCCGCCTCGGTGCCGGTGGCGCCAAGGAAGGAGCCTCCGACGTCAGTGCTTGA